Genomic DNA from Candidatus Nitronereus thalassa:
GAGCTATGAGAATCCACCACAATCAGCTCATCAGCCCATGCCAGACTCCCCAAGCATGCCTGCATATTGGGTTCATCATTATAGGCAATCACCACTGCCGAAATTTTTCTTGAGGACTCGCTCATAAATCAATGACCCGAAACCAACAGACGTTCGGCCTGCGACACAACCTGGGAAACAGAAATGGACGTCAAGCACTCAAGTTGGCGATCATTTCGACACGTTCGCTGTCCACAGGGACGACAAGAAATAGGCGAGGTCAACAGATACGGTCCCTGGTGCCTCCCATAGGGTCCCGTGGCTTCGGGGTTTGTCGGCCCAAATACCGTCACAATCGGCGTTCCCCGTGCCACGGCAATATGCAATGGCGCCGAATCATTTGCGATAACGAGCTGCACTCTATCAAAAAGAACACTGAGCTGGCGAACGCGAGTCTTTCCCATCAAATTTACCAGTCCAGACCCAATCACTCCCTCAAACGACCGACTCACTTCTGAATCTTCCGTTCCAATAAGAACAATTTTCACATGGGAAATTTTTATTAAGGCATGGGCCACTTGGATGAATCGTTCCAAAGGCCAATTTTTTATAGCTTGACGAGTGACCGGAGCCATGGCAATCAACCGATCCGTGCCTACAATACCACTCGCACGAAACCATCTATCCACGACTTCCCGATCTTCATCACGACTTGGCAACCAAAATTCTCGGACCATGCATTCGGCGCCCAAGAATTTTGCGACTTCAAGATTACGATCCACGGCATGCATATTCCACAAGCGCCAAGACTCTCCCTTGGGAATAGGCAACTCCACACGATGCGTATACCACCAAGGACTCCCTTCCCGGCCTTGTGCAAACCCCACCACCACGGGCGCGCCTGAGAGTCTTGCAATACACCCGGAACGAAATAGCCCCTGTAAATCAATGACCAGATCAAAACGCCGTTCCCTCACCGCCTGCAGCAAACTCCATCCTCGACTCAAAGAAAAATTCACCGCCAACACTTCGTTGAGATAAGGATTGTCTTCTAGTATCTCTGCCCATTCCTCCTTGACCATCCATGTAATCCATGCCTCAGGAAACCGTGTCCGTAAGGCCACTAACGTGGGAAGAGCATGAATGATATCCCCCAAGGAACTGGGCTTAATAATAAGAATTCGTTTGGGATTTATTCGCACGTTGCTTTTGCCTTCATCTATTTTTCCCAAAGAAGAAAGGATAAACCAGAGGGGAGAACCAGCTATGATTGAATATCCTGAAGGATCCAATCCACGGCATCTTTGAGACCATCGGCAATGAAAACGACAGAAAGCTGGTTCGCCTGAATCATGCAGTGTGCTTCTTCACTGGAAGGACCGGTTTTGACCAATACACCCTTCAACCCTGATCTTGCAGCGAGCTCCACATCAATATACTTATCTCCAACCACATAGCTTTTCTCGAGATCAATGGAATACCGAGCGGCAGCTTGTTCAATCATGCCCGGGTTGGGCTTTCGGCATTCACATCCATCATCCGGATGGTGCGGACACACAAAGATGTCATCAATCCAAGCCCCACCATTGCAAAGCTGATCCTTCAGATGTTGATGTATACTCTCCAAATCCTCCGTCGTGAAAAATCCACGAGCCAGCCCAGATTGATTCGTCACCACCATAACAGGCATTCCCAAATCATTACATTGCTTGATGGCCTCTACCACACCAGGAAACAGCACTAACTCCTCAGGAGACTTGATATAA
This window encodes:
- a CDS encoding glycosyltransferase family 9 protein — encoded protein: MRINPKRILIIKPSSLGDIIHALPTLVALRTRFPEAWITWMVKEEWAEILEDNPYLNEVLAVNFSLSRGWSLLQAVRERRFDLVIDLQGLFRSGCIARLSGAPVVVGFAQGREGSPWWYTHRVELPIPKGESWRLWNMHAVDRNLEVAKFLGAECMVREFWLPSRDEDREVVDRWFRASGIVGTDRLIAMAPVTRQAIKNWPLERFIQVAHALIKISHVKIVLIGTEDSEVSRSFEGVIGSGLVNLMGKTRVRQLSVLFDRVQLVIANDSAPLHIAVARGTPIVTVFGPTNPEATGPYGRHQGPYLLTSPISCRPCGQRTCRNDRQLECLTSISVSQVVSQAERLLVSGH
- the gmhB gene encoding D-glycero-beta-D-manno-heptose 1,7-bisphosphate 7-phosphatase, producing the protein MAVNEKRPTLFFDRDGTLNRDTGYIKSPEELVLFPGVVEAIKQCNDLGMPVMVVTNQSGLARGFFTTEDLESIHQHLKDQLCNGGAWIDDIFVCPHHPDDGCECRKPNPGMIEQAAARYSIDLEKSYVVGDKYIDVELAARSGLKGVLVKTGPSSEEAHCMIQANQLSVVFIADGLKDAVDWILQDIQS